A genomic stretch from uncultured Pseudodesulfovibrio sp. includes:
- a CDS encoding DUF448 domain-containing protein, with the protein MNDTGHKHEPVRMCVVCRERFSKGELTRYVCPEATSEPTDNGPVLDPGHSMPGRGIYVCGQTRCRELFPRVIMGLMKKRKRGN; encoded by the coding sequence ATGAATGATACAGGGCACAAACACGAACCTGTCAGAATGTGTGTTGTCTGTCGCGAACGATTCTCCAAAGGAGAGTTGACGCGGTACGTCTGTCCGGAAGCAACAAGCGAACCGACTGACAACGGTCCGGTACTTGATCCGGGGCATAGTATGCCCGGACGCGGAATTTACGTATGCGGTCAGACCCGATGCAGGGAACTATTCCCGAGAGTAATCATGGGCCTGATGAAAAAACGCAAAAGGGGTAATTAG
- the infB gene encoding translation initiation factor IF-2, producing the protein MTAKVRVEDLAAELKLSNKEIIQQLREIGVQAKSQKTVVEDEDVDRLKAEMKKGGSGRREVRRVSDSGVIIRRRPNKSKASKEEEPATPIEDTIEVAAEAPVEKVVEAPVKEKAAPNEDVEEPKVEKKTAKKKATKKAAPQVKIIKPAEVEKPAEIKAEVVETPVPEAVVEEAAPEPVPEKTEAAPQAKATEEAPVKPVKETAPAKKTEKVEVAEKKAPAEKPAKEDAAVKAEPKKKKKKKKEPEAPKVKIISMPTEAEVQARAAAKMAQPERRPGGRPGAGRPGAGRPGAGRPGAGRPSDNRPGAGRPGAGRPTGARPSAAPAPDPSMPDGRSKKKQGKKRRVVEFGAGGNDRGNKNFNDNLPQGKGRKKKGRKNQMPQHEQVQAQPMKAAKRKIKFDETIRLADMAHQMGIKAQDLIKALFTMGVMATINQSLDIDTASLLASEFEYEVENVSFDEQEFLVATEADKDEDLKPRPPVVTIMGHVDHGKTSLLDAIRLSNVTDGEAGGITQHIGAYHVETARGEVVFLDTPGHEAFTTMRMRGAQVTDIVILVVAADDGVMDQTREAISHSKAAGVPIVVAVNKMDKEGANPDNVKRELAELGLSPEDWGGETIFAHVSAKKKEGLDELLEMVLLQAEVLELKANPDKPARGHIVEARLDKGRGPVGTMLISEGTIHQGDSFVSGVHFGKVRAMFDDQGKKLKTAGPAMPVELQGFDGLPEAGDELFVVADEKVARRIANSRAMKKREKILSSKSKVTLESFLASKPNDEAQTLNLVLKADVQGSLEAVTEALNKLSTDEIKIDVVHGGAGAITESDILLAGASEAIILGFNVRPNLKVKEIAEQEGVEVRFYDIIYKLVQEVKDAMSGMLTPDIEEVYLGQAEVRQTFSVPKIGLIAGCYIPDGKITRGAQVRLLRDGVVIYTGQVSSLRREKDDVREVAKGYECGIGLEKFNDVKVGDAIEAFETKEVARTID; encoded by the coding sequence ATGACGGCAAAGGTTCGGGTAGAAGACTTGGCTGCTGAGCTCAAACTCAGCAACAAGGAGATCATTCAGCAACTTCGTGAAATCGGCGTCCAGGCCAAAAGCCAAAAGACTGTCGTGGAAGACGAAGATGTGGACCGCCTCAAGGCGGAAATGAAGAAAGGCGGCTCCGGCAGGCGTGAAGTCCGTCGTGTAAGCGATTCTGGTGTCATTATTAGACGCAGACCAAATAAATCCAAAGCTTCCAAGGAAGAAGAACCCGCAACTCCGATTGAGGATACGATCGAAGTAGCGGCAGAAGCTCCTGTTGAAAAAGTGGTTGAAGCTCCTGTGAAGGAAAAAGCCGCTCCCAACGAGGATGTCGAGGAACCCAAGGTAGAGAAAAAAACTGCCAAGAAAAAAGCCACAAAAAAGGCTGCCCCCCAGGTCAAGATAATCAAACCTGCCGAGGTGGAAAAGCCCGCAGAAATCAAGGCCGAGGTTGTTGAAACCCCGGTTCCGGAAGCAGTGGTTGAAGAGGCCGCCCCCGAACCCGTGCCTGAAAAAACCGAAGCTGCTCCCCAGGCCAAAGCCACGGAAGAAGCCCCAGTCAAGCCCGTCAAAGAAACTGCCCCCGCTAAAAAGACTGAAAAAGTTGAAGTAGCGGAGAAGAAAGCCCCTGCCGAAAAACCGGCCAAGGAAGACGCTGCTGTAAAGGCTGAACCGAAAAAGAAGAAGAAAAAGAAGAAAGAGCCAGAAGCTCCAAAAGTCAAAATCATTTCCATGCCGACCGAGGCGGAAGTCCAGGCTCGTGCGGCTGCCAAAATGGCCCAGCCTGAACGCCGTCCGGGTGGTCGTCCTGGTGCTGGCCGTCCTGGCGCAGGTCGTCCCGGTGCGGGTCGTCCCGGTGCGGGTCGTCCGAGTGACAATCGTCCTGGTGCGGGTCGTCCCGGTGCAGGTCGTCCGACAGGCGCTCGTCCAAGTGCCGCCCCGGCTCCGGATCCGTCCATGCCTGATGGTCGCAGCAAGAAAAAGCAGGGTAAAAAACGTCGTGTAGTAGAATTCGGTGCCGGTGGTAATGATCGCGGCAACAAGAATTTCAACGACAACTTGCCTCAGGGAAAAGGCCGTAAGAAAAAAGGCCGCAAAAATCAAATGCCTCAACATGAGCAGGTCCAGGCGCAGCCAATGAAGGCAGCAAAGCGCAAGATCAAGTTTGATGAAACCATCCGCCTGGCGGACATGGCTCACCAGATGGGGATCAAGGCGCAGGACCTCATCAAGGCACTGTTCACCATGGGTGTCATGGCGACCATCAACCAGTCGTTGGACATTGATACGGCTAGCCTGCTTGCAAGCGAATTTGAATACGAAGTAGAAAACGTCTCCTTTGATGAACAGGAATTCCTGGTCGCGACTGAGGCTGATAAAGATGAAGATCTCAAGCCACGTCCCCCGGTTGTCACCATCATGGGTCACGTTGACCATGGTAAGACTTCCCTGTTGGATGCTATCCGCCTGTCCAATGTGACTGACGGCGAAGCTGGCGGTATCACACAGCACATTGGCGCCTACCACGTTGAAACAGCTCGCGGCGAAGTCGTCTTTCTCGACACTCCCGGTCACGAAGCGTTTACAACCATGCGTATGCGTGGCGCACAGGTGACGGATATCGTCATTCTGGTTGTCGCTGCCGACGATGGCGTCATGGATCAAACCCGTGAAGCCATCAGTCACTCCAAGGCTGCCGGTGTTCCCATCGTGGTCGCCGTCAACAAGATGGATAAGGAAGGGGCCAACCCCGACAACGTCAAACGTGAACTGGCTGAACTGGGCCTCTCCCCCGAAGACTGGGGTGGCGAGACCATCTTTGCCCATGTTTCCGCAAAGAAAAAAGAAGGGCTCGACGAGCTGCTCGAAATGGTCCTGCTTCAGGCTGAAGTCCTGGAGCTCAAGGCCAATCCCGACAAGCCCGCCCGCGGTCACATCGTTGAAGCACGCCTGGACAAGGGCCGCGGTCCTGTGGGCACCATGCTCATCTCCGAAGGTACCATCCATCAGGGCGACAGCTTTGTATCCGGTGTCCACTTCGGTAAAGTTCGTGCCATGTTCGACGATCAGGGTAAAAAGCTCAAGACCGCCGGACCTGCAATGCCTGTAGAGCTTCAGGGCTTTGACGGTCTGCCGGAAGCGGGTGACGAGTTGTTTGTTGTGGCAGACGAGAAAGTCGCCCGTCGCATCGCCAACTCCCGTGCCATGAAGAAACGCGAGAAGATTCTCTCCTCCAAATCCAAGGTCACCTTGGAATCCTTCCTGGCCAGCAAGCCCAACGATGAAGCGCAGACCTTGAACCTCGTGCTCAAGGCCGACGTGCAGGGATCTCTGGAAGCCGTCACCGAAGCGCTGAACAAGCTCTCCACCGACGAAATCAAGATCGACGTCGTCCACGGCGGTGCCGGTGCCATCACCGAATCCGATATCCTTCTGGCCGGTGCATCCGAAGCCATCATTCTTGGCTTCAACGTCCGCCCGAACCTGAAGGTCAAGGAAATTGCCGAACAGGAAGGCGTTGAAGTCCGCTTCTACGACATCATCTACAAGTTGGTGCAGGAAGTGAAAGACGCCATGAGCGGCATGCTCACACCGGATATCGAAGAAGTGTATCTGGGCCAGGCGGAAGTTCGCCAGACCTTCAGCGTACCGAAAATCGGCCTCATCGCCGGTTGCTACATCCCGGACGGCAAGATCACTCGCGGTGCGCAGGTTCGTCTGCTCCGTGACGGTGTTGTCATCTACACCGGCCAGGTTTCCTCCCTGCGCCGCGAAAAGGATGATGTTCGAGAAGTTGCCAAGGGCTACGAATGCGGTATCGGCCTCGAGAAATTCAACGACGTTAAAGTCGGCGATGCAATCGAAGCCTTTGAAACCAAAGAAGTCGCCCGTACCATCGACTAG
- a CDS encoding DUF503 domain-containing protein, with protein MIIGVLHLEFRLHGNKSLKGKRKVALSLKQKLRNKFNVSVAEIEAMDIHDKLVLGVVTTANATERVESRLAKALSMVEAISPAELIRCNTEIFSDSD; from the coding sequence ATGATAATAGGTGTCTTACACCTCGAATTCAGACTGCATGGCAACAAATCCCTCAAAGGGAAACGCAAAGTAGCCCTCAGTCTGAAACAGAAATTGCGCAACAAGTTCAACGTCTCTGTTGCGGAAATCGAAGCCATGGACATCCATGACAAACTGGTACTGGGTGTCGTGACAACAGCCAATGCTACTGAACGAGTAGAAAGTCGACTTGCCAAAGCACTCTCCATGGTCGAGGCCATCTCACCGGCAGAACTGATCCGGTGCAACACTGAAATTTTTTCTGATTCTGATTAA
- the rbfA gene encoding 30S ribosome-binding factor RbfA, whose product MKASSSRRAVRMGDQIMREVGTLLVEEAADPRLQLVTLSGVRMNANLRIAEIFYTVSGDAEHRKEVQTGLEKASGFLRSRLGRTLKLQFVPELRFVFDDFLEDIVYGKSSVTD is encoded by the coding sequence ATGAAGGCATCAAGCTCTCGCAGAGCCGTCCGTATGGGCGACCAGATTATGCGTGAAGTGGGCACACTGTTGGTGGAAGAAGCAGCCGATCCCCGGTTGCAGCTTGTCACCCTGTCCGGAGTGCGTATGAACGCCAACCTGCGCATTGCCGAAATTTTCTACACGGTTTCCGGCGATGCCGAACATCGTAAAGAAGTCCAGACCGGCCTTGAAAAAGCCTCAGGATTCCTTCGTTCCAGACTGGGGCGTACTCTCAAACTGCAATTCGTCCCGGAGCTCCGGTTCGTCTTCGACGACTTTCTTGAGGATATTGTCTATGGGAAATCCAGTGTTACGGATTAG
- a CDS encoding bifunctional oligoribonuclease/PAP phosphatase NrnA, with protein sequence MGNPVLRISDILREQDDFLIASHYNPDGDAIGSLCAMGYILAALGKRFSLYNESGLPERYGFANQPAPIQNTLPEIMPKWTIVLDCGARERMGNTLMARSEETCFINIDHHLGNDEFGVENWVDHTQPAVGSMVARLAQELNVPLTGALAENIYLAVATDTGFFTYGSTTPESLELAADMLRNGLDIARMNMDITKQWSENRMKLWTEAMNSVELTDDKLVATTVITKDMFAQTGTTSADTENIINFLRRLKSVRVAAVFREEDVDTYKFSLRSHGDDNVQEVAAQFGGGGHKNASGGTITAPLAQAKDMLISAIGESLRIR encoded by the coding sequence ATGGGAAATCCAGTGTTACGGATTAGCGACATCCTACGTGAACAGGATGATTTCCTGATCGCATCGCATTACAATCCGGATGGAGATGCCATCGGCTCTCTCTGTGCCATGGGCTATATCCTTGCCGCACTCGGAAAACGGTTCTCGCTCTACAACGAATCCGGCCTGCCTGAACGCTATGGTTTTGCCAACCAACCTGCCCCCATCCAGAACACCCTTCCTGAGATCATGCCCAAATGGACCATTGTTCTGGATTGCGGAGCCAGGGAACGAATGGGCAATACGCTGATGGCGCGCTCGGAAGAAACCTGTTTCATCAATATCGACCACCATCTCGGCAATGATGAATTCGGCGTTGAGAACTGGGTGGACCACACCCAACCAGCTGTCGGGTCCATGGTCGCCCGGCTCGCCCAAGAACTGAACGTTCCTCTGACCGGAGCCCTGGCTGAAAACATCTACCTGGCCGTAGCAACGGACACCGGATTTTTCACCTACGGTTCCACTACACCGGAATCTTTGGAACTGGCAGCCGACATGCTTCGCAACGGGCTCGACATCGCCCGTATGAATATGGATATTACCAAACAATGGTCTGAGAACCGGATGAAACTGTGGACTGAAGCCATGAACAGTGTCGAATTAACCGATGACAAACTCGTGGCAACAACCGTCATCACAAAAGACATGTTTGCACAGACCGGCACAACTTCGGCGGACACGGAAAATATCATCAATTTTCTTCGCCGTCTCAAATCCGTGCGCGTGGCCGCTGTCTTCCGTGAAGAAGATGTTGATACGTACAAATTTTCCCTGCGCTCTCATGGAGATGACAACGTTCAGGAAGTTGCTGCACAATTCGGCGGCGGCGGACATAAAAACGCATCCGGCGGTACTATTACCGCCCCGCTTGCTCAGGCAAAAGATATGCTTATTTCCGCCATTGGCGAATCTTTAAGGATCAGATAA
- the truB gene encoding tRNA pseudouridine(55) synthase TruB, which produces MGRKRKKRSPEQLDGLLILNKPSGPTSAGCLNDIKHQLKQYKIGHAGTLDPLAQGLLLVLLGHGTKLAPYLSGGTKTYSGTFKLGITTDTLDIQGEVVKEAPVDITAEEVKREILYWKELTEQEVPAYSAAKHEGKPLYALAREGKETPVKIKPIVISHVEALDVQMPEASFRVSCSAGTYIRSLVHSLGTRVGCGATLTSLVRESSEPFRLDQALDLEDILENPDSFPDRVIPLKDTLPHWPRYQLTKPLAGLVKNGAWLPVNDQPGELLAGELGDRAMLLDTDETPLALVEAKLQNEQPKWSILRGLWNED; this is translated from the coding sequence ATGGGTCGCAAACGTAAAAAGAGAAGCCCTGAACAACTTGATGGGTTACTGATTTTGAACAAGCCTTCCGGTCCGACATCGGCTGGATGCCTGAACGACATCAAACATCAACTCAAGCAGTACAAGATCGGCCATGCCGGAACACTTGATCCCTTGGCGCAAGGTCTGCTTCTGGTACTTCTCGGTCATGGAACCAAACTCGCTCCGTACCTCAGTGGCGGGACTAAAACCTATTCCGGCACATTTAAACTCGGAATAACCACAGATACCCTTGATATTCAAGGAGAAGTGGTCAAAGAAGCACCTGTTGACATCACTGCTGAAGAGGTCAAACGGGAAATTTTATATTGGAAAGAGTTGACAGAGCAGGAAGTTCCTGCCTATTCGGCTGCCAAACACGAGGGTAAGCCGTTGTATGCCCTGGCCCGTGAGGGCAAGGAAACACCGGTCAAAATAAAGCCCATTGTTATTTCTCATGTGGAAGCGCTAGACGTACAGATGCCTGAAGCATCATTCAGGGTCAGTTGCTCCGCCGGTACTTACATACGTTCCCTGGTCCACAGCTTGGGGACACGAGTGGGGTGCGGCGCGACACTGACCAGCCTGGTCCGGGAATCGAGCGAGCCTTTCCGGCTCGATCAGGCCCTTGACCTCGAAGACATTCTGGAAAATCCGGATTCATTTCCGGATAGGGTGATCCCCTTGAAGGACACCTTGCCTCACTGGCCCCGATATCAATTGACCAAACCGCTGGCAGGACTCGTGAAAAACGGAGCCTGGCTGCCGGTCAATGATCAACCGGGCGAACTGCTGGCCGGAGAACTCGGTGATCGAGCCATGTTGCTCGACACGGACGAAACTCCCCTGGCACTTGTTGAGGCAAAGCTTCAGAATGAACAGCCCAAGTGGTCAATTCTTCGAGGACTTTGGAACGAGGACTGA
- the rpsO gene encoding 30S ribosomal protein S15 — MVMTAEEKQKIIDEYKTCEGDTGSPEVQVALLTARIKYLADHFKAHKKDHHSRTGLLKMVGQRRKLLKYLTNKDVQRYRDLIARLGLRK, encoded by the coding sequence GTGGTTATGACTGCTGAAGAAAAGCAAAAGATTATTGACGAGTACAAGACCTGTGAAGGCGACACTGGTTCCCCTGAGGTACAGGTTGCGCTGCTGACCGCACGCATCAAGTACCTGGCCGATCACTTCAAGGCCCACAAAAAAGACCACCACTCCCGCACTGGTCTGCTCAAGATGGTCGGTCAGCGCAGAAAGCTGCTGAAGTACCTGACAAACAAGGACGTTCAGCGCTACCGGGATCTCATTGCCCGCCTTGGTCTGCGCAAGTAG
- the pnp gene encoding polyribonucleotide nucleotidyltransferase, producing MTMIPFDATSLTTTVGGIDITIETGKYARQASGAVTITSGKTTVLVTAVTQPLAIDRGFFPLTCNYQEMAYAAGRVPGNYFRREGRPSEHETLVSRLIDRPIRPLFAKGFSDEVQIIATVLSADKNVNPDVLALTGASAACHISKMPFLGPIVGARVGYVNNEFVLYPTYKGMEQESSLNLVFAATREAMVMVEGGGNFVSEDLVADALAWGHEQVAPLFDLQDKLREQVGVAKLEVTAPQRDEEVAAFLGDFISEDLEKALTTPEKMIRYAAKDAAKQKAKEAVAEKFPEDEAKLNAVSDIIGDMTKKIVRDRIVNEGLRIDGRDTTTVRPLSIETGVLAQTHGSVLFRRGETSALAVATLGSTRDEQRYDSLLGDATKRFMLHYNFPPYCVGEARMLRGTSRREVGHGALAERALTPVLPNPDEFPFTIRVVSEIMESNGSSSMASVCGATMSLMDAGVPISEPVAGIAMGLCKEGEQYFVLTDILGDEDALGDMDFKVAGTKDGITAIQMDIKIAGIPQDVLKKALYQAKEARTHILDHMCEVLDKPRGELSELAPQMAVVHIDPEKIRSVIGPGGKNIKAITAETEADIDIEDSGKISIFAPTMASMEKAKEMVLYYDQKAEPGKNYKGIVRKILEVGALVEILPGMEGMLHISQLDFERIERVEDVVQLGQEVWVKCISLEPGGRIRLSRKAWLMEEAGQEVNLEDFKRPAPRGGDRGDRGGRDNRGGGRRDNRGGGRR from the coding sequence ATGACGATGATTCCTTTTGATGCCACAAGCCTGACCACGACGGTCGGCGGCATCGACATCACGATCGAAACCGGCAAGTATGCCCGCCAAGCCAGTGGCGCCGTGACGATTACGTCCGGCAAAACCACCGTTCTGGTCACTGCCGTGACCCAGCCCCTGGCTATTGACCGCGGCTTCTTCCCTCTCACATGTAACTATCAGGAAATGGCGTATGCCGCTGGTCGCGTACCGGGCAACTACTTCCGTCGCGAAGGTCGCCCGTCCGAGCACGAGACCCTGGTCTCCCGTCTCATCGATCGCCCCATCCGCCCCCTGTTTGCCAAAGGCTTTTCTGACGAAGTGCAGATCATTGCCACGGTCCTGTCCGCCGACAAGAATGTCAACCCGGACGTCCTGGCTCTGACCGGCGCATCCGCTGCCTGCCATATCTCAAAGATGCCTTTCCTCGGCCCCATCGTGGGTGCTCGCGTAGGCTACGTAAACAACGAATTCGTTCTTTACCCCACCTACAAGGGCATGGAACAGGAATCCAGCCTGAATCTTGTTTTCGCGGCCACCCGTGAAGCCATGGTCATGGTTGAAGGCGGCGGCAATTTCGTCTCCGAAGACCTGGTTGCCGATGCTCTGGCCTGGGGTCACGAGCAGGTCGCTCCGCTCTTTGACCTGCAGGACAAGCTCCGCGAACAAGTCGGCGTTGCCAAACTAGAAGTCACTGCTCCCCAGCGCGACGAAGAAGTGGCTGCCTTCCTGGGTGACTTCATCTCCGAAGACCTGGAAAAAGCACTGACCACTCCCGAGAAGATGATTCGCTACGCTGCCAAGGACGCTGCCAAGCAGAAGGCCAAGGAAGCCGTTGCCGAGAAATTCCCCGAAGATGAAGCCAAGCTCAATGCTGTGAGCGACATCATCGGCGACATGACCAAGAAGATAGTGCGTGACCGCATTGTCAATGAAGGTCTGCGCATCGACGGTCGTGACACCACCACCGTCCGTCCGCTCTCCATAGAAACCGGCGTACTGGCTCAGACTCACGGTTCTGTGCTGTTCCGCCGCGGCGAAACCTCCGCACTGGCCGTTGCCACTCTTGGCTCCACCCGTGACGAGCAACGTTACGATTCTCTGCTCGGCGACGCCACCAAGCGCTTCATGCTGCATTACAACTTCCCGCCCTACTGCGTCGGTGAAGCCCGTATGCTGCGCGGTACCTCCCGCCGTGAAGTCGGCCACGGTGCACTTGCTGAACGCGCTCTGACCCCGGTTCTGCCGAATCCGGACGAGTTCCCGTTCACCATCCGTGTGGTCTCCGAAATCATGGAGTCCAACGGCTCCTCCTCCATGGCCTCTGTTTGCGGAGCCACCATGTCCCTCATGGACGCAGGTGTACCCATTTCTGAGCCGGTTGCCGGTATCGCCATGGGTCTGTGCAAAGAAGGCGAACAGTACTTCGTTCTGACCGATATCCTCGGTGACGAAGATGCACTGGGTGACATGGACTTCAAGGTTGCCGGTACCAAAGACGGCATCACCGCCATTCAGATGGACATCAAGATTGCAGGTATCCCGCAGGACGTTCTCAAGAAAGCCCTGTACCAGGCCAAAGAAGCCCGTACCCATATTCTCGATCACATGTGCGAAGTTCTCGACAAACCCCGCGGAGAGCTGTCCGAACTGGCTCCGCAAATGGCTGTTGTCCACATTGATCCCGAAAAAATTCGCTCGGTCATCGGACCCGGCGGCAAGAATATCAAGGCCATTACCGCTGAGACTGAAGCTGACATCGACATCGAAGATTCCGGCAAGATCTCCATCTTCGCCCCGACCATGGCATCCATGGAAAAGGCCAAGGAAATGGTTCTTTACTACGACCAGAAAGCCGAACCCGGTAAGAATTACAAGGGTATTGTCCGCAAAATCCTTGAAGTCGGCGCACTCGTCGAGATTCTGCCCGGCATGGAAGGCATGCTGCACATCTCTCAGCTTGACTTCGAACGTATTGAACGTGTCGAAGATGTTGTCCAACTTGGACAGGAAGTCTGGGTCAAGTGCATCTCCCTTGAGCCCGGCGGACGTATCCGTCTGTCCCGCAAGGCATGGTTGATGGAAGAAGCTGGCCAGGAAGTGAACCTGGAAGACTTCAAACGCCCTGCCCCTCGTGGCGGCGACCGAGGTGATCGCGGTGGACGCGACAATCGCGGCGGCGGACGTCGTGACAACCGCGGTGGCGGACGTCGCTAA
- a CDS encoding UXX-star (seleno)protein family 1 → MADMIIYGKSTUPHTKRALDAHPEAKFVDVLMNPADLETMLTFSKGERKIPVIVHNGQVIIGYNRGS, encoded by the coding sequence ATGGCCGATATGATTATTTATGGAAAATCGACCTGACCGCATACCAAGCGGGCGTTGGATGCACACCCGGAAGCAAAGTTTGTAGACGTCTTGATGAACCCGGCAGATCTGGAAACAATGCTCACGTTCTCAAAAGGCGAGCGCAAGATTCCTGTCATAGTTCACAATGGACAGGTTATTATCGGTTACAATCGAGGCTCATGA
- the amrB gene encoding AmmeMemoRadiSam system protein B produces MKRQPVVAGRFYDAHPEKLYAMVDAFLGLGKDKYEERTVLAMVPHAGYVFSGAVCGKTLGMANLEQTVLLLGPNHTGRGAQFSVWNEGDWNIPGGSMTVDQELAEVLLAADKTLEADTAAHMGEHSLEVILPFLRRLDPFTTIVPISISSSSHDSLRRVGQAIGQALKSFDRPVSIVVSSDMSHYITHDEAKKKDSLALEAVVTLDPAGLFSTVRGNNISMCGVLPMTTGLYAALEMGATHGELVAYATSGEVSGDFDQVVGYAGVLVS; encoded by the coding sequence ATGAAGAGACAGCCGGTTGTTGCGGGGCGGTTTTATGATGCGCACCCTGAAAAGCTGTATGCCATGGTGGATGCTTTTCTCGGGTTGGGGAAGGATAAGTATGAAGAACGGACGGTGCTCGCCATGGTGCCTCATGCCGGATATGTCTTTTCCGGGGCTGTGTGCGGGAAGACACTGGGTATGGCGAATTTGGAACAGACAGTTCTCTTGCTCGGCCCGAACCATACAGGGCGCGGGGCGCAATTTTCGGTTTGGAATGAAGGAGATTGGAATATCCCTGGCGGTTCCATGACTGTTGATCAGGAATTGGCTGAAGTGCTGCTTGCGGCGGACAAGACCTTGGAAGCCGACACAGCCGCGCATATGGGGGAGCACTCTCTTGAGGTTATATTGCCGTTTCTACGACGTTTGGACCCTTTTACGACCATAGTGCCGATTTCCATCTCATCATCGTCCCACGACTCCCTGAGGCGGGTTGGGCAGGCCATAGGACAGGCGCTTAAGTCGTTTGATCGACCTGTGTCAATCGTGGTCAGTTCCGACATGAGCCACTACATCACACACGACGAAGCCAAGAAGAAGGATTCTCTGGCTCTGGAAGCAGTGGTTACACTCGACCCAGCCGGTTTATTCAGCACGGTTCGGGGGAACAATATTTCCATGTGCGGTGTGCTTCCCATGACCACAGGTCTTTACGCCGCACTGGAAATGGGGGCTACTCATGGCGAATTGGTCGCGTACGCTACATCCGGGGAGGTCTCAGGCGACTTCGATCAGGTCGTGGGGTATGCGGGGGTTTTGGTCAGTTGA